Proteins from one Gossypium raimondii isolate GPD5lz chromosome 8, ASM2569854v1, whole genome shotgun sequence genomic window:
- the LOC105792981 gene encoding ankyrin repeat-containing protein BDA1 isoform X1 has translation MDPSLREVAGTGDTDALYALIRKDPYMLEHIDQIPFTDTPLHIAANEGQIKFAMEMINLKPSFGRKLNPDGFSPMHLALQTGHTKLVLRLLKTDKDLVRVKGREGMTPFHCAAAVGNSNLLFHFLETCPECVEDVTVRNETALHLALKNDHTDAFNLLHGWLRKNRCGGGKDLERKVVNWRDDDDNTALHIAATKQQHQAVQLLLESFYGLDANAKNSEGLTAREIIERVERQGLNMSGAEDDDTTTAKIERIKNRTSRSERALVKLIRARNGLSENMLNATLVVAALVITAIYQSSLSPPRGLWQGDNTIRTTTSNLTSTTKFTLFNDNYDIASSRHVLGEETRKTGTTIMNPNLFLGFWLFNLIAFGLPVLLTVLLLSNVPSILLIPLYYLSVSYFNCMTIISPSSFWASINYVIMWAAIGLPLLLVVRSVWLWKQPKYREIRQLRRLFRK, from the exons atGGATCCAAGCTTGAGAGAAGTAGCTGGAACAGGAGATACTGATGCCTTGTACGCTCTAATTCGAAAGGATCCGTACATGTTGGAGCATATTGATCAGATTCCTTTCACCGATACTCCACTTCACATAGCAGCAAATGAAGGCCAAATTAAGTTTGCAATGGAGATGATCAACTTGAAGCCTTCGTTTGGTCGGAAGCTAAACCCAGACGGGTTTAGCCCCATGCACTTGGCCCTCCAAACGGGGCATACCAAGCTAGTGCTTCGACTGTTGAAGACCGATAAAGACCTGGTTCGCGTCAAAGGAAGGGAAGGGATGACCCCTTTCCATTGTGCAGCTGCAGTGGGGAACTCTAATCTTTTATTCCACTTCCTTGAAACTTGCCCTGAGTGCGTTGAGGATGTCACGGTTCGTAACGAGACTGCATTACATCTTGCTCTGAAAAACGACCACACCGACGCTTTTAATCTCTTACATGGATGGCTTCGAAAGAACCGTTGTGGAGGAGGCAAGGATTTGGAAAGAAAGGTTGTGAATTGGAGAGATGATGATGACAACACTGCGTTGCACATTGCAGCTACAAAGCAACAACATCAG GCAGTACAACTGTTGTTGGAGTCCTTTTATGGGTTAGATGCAAACGCTAAGAACTCGGAAGGTTTGACAGCTCGAGAAATCATAGAAAGGGTTGAAAGACAAGGGCTGAACATGAGTGGCGCCGAAGACGATGATACCACCACCGCCAAGATTGAGCGCATTAAGAACAGAACTAGTAGGTCTGAAAGAGCATTAGTAAAGTTGATTCGTGCAAGGAATGGGTTGTCAGAGAACATGCTCAACGCAACACTGGTGGTAGCGGCGCTGGTCATAACAGCAATCTACCAGTCATCTTTAAGCCCACCAAGAGGTCTTTGGCAAGGTGATAACACTATCCGCACCACCACCTCAAACCTTACTTCTACTACTAAATTTACACTCTTTAACGACAATTACGATATAGCAAGTTCTAGACATGTGTTGGGTGAAGAAACAAGGAAAACTGGTACAACAATCATGAACCCCAActtgtttttagggttttggttaTTCAATTTAATAGCATTTGGGCTTCCAGTTCTTCTAACCGTTTTGCTTTTATCCAATGTACCTAGTATTCTTCTCATCCCGCTTTATTATCTATCCGTCTCCTACTTCAACTGCATGACAATAATATCTCCTTCCTCGTTTTGGGCAAGCATCAACTATGTTATCATGTGGGCAGCAATTGGTCTCCCGTTGCTCTTAGTTGTTAGAAGCGTATGGTTATGGAAGCAGCCAAAGTACAGGGAAATCAGACAATTACGCAGACTTTTCCGCAAGTAA
- the LOC105792981 gene encoding ankyrin repeat-containing protein BDA1 isoform X2 — protein MDPSLREVAGTGDTDALYALIRKDPYMLEHIDQIPFTDTPLHIAANEGQIKFAMEMINLKPSFGRKLNPDGFSPMHLALQTGHTKLVLRLLKTDKDLVRVKGREGMTPFHCAAAVGNSNLLFHFLETCPECVEDVTVRNETALHLALKNDHTDAFNLLHGWLRKNRCGGGKDLERKVVNWRDDDDNTALHIAATKQQHQAVQLLLESFYGLDANAKNSEGLTAREIIERVERQGLNMSGAEDDDTTTAKIERIKNRTSRSERALVKLIRARNGLSENMLNATLVVAALVITAIYQSSLSPPRGLWQGDNTIRTTTSNLTSTTKFTLFNDNYDIASSRHVLGEETRKTVFFSSRFIIYPSPTSTA, from the exons atGGATCCAAGCTTGAGAGAAGTAGCTGGAACAGGAGATACTGATGCCTTGTACGCTCTAATTCGAAAGGATCCGTACATGTTGGAGCATATTGATCAGATTCCTTTCACCGATACTCCACTTCACATAGCAGCAAATGAAGGCCAAATTAAGTTTGCAATGGAGATGATCAACTTGAAGCCTTCGTTTGGTCGGAAGCTAAACCCAGACGGGTTTAGCCCCATGCACTTGGCCCTCCAAACGGGGCATACCAAGCTAGTGCTTCGACTGTTGAAGACCGATAAAGACCTGGTTCGCGTCAAAGGAAGGGAAGGGATGACCCCTTTCCATTGTGCAGCTGCAGTGGGGAACTCTAATCTTTTATTCCACTTCCTTGAAACTTGCCCTGAGTGCGTTGAGGATGTCACGGTTCGTAACGAGACTGCATTACATCTTGCTCTGAAAAACGACCACACCGACGCTTTTAATCTCTTACATGGATGGCTTCGAAAGAACCGTTGTGGAGGAGGCAAGGATTTGGAAAGAAAGGTTGTGAATTGGAGAGATGATGATGACAACACTGCGTTGCACATTGCAGCTACAAAGCAACAACATCAG GCAGTACAACTGTTGTTGGAGTCCTTTTATGGGTTAGATGCAAACGCTAAGAACTCGGAAGGTTTGACAGCTCGAGAAATCATAGAAAGGGTTGAAAGACAAGGGCTGAACATGAGTGGCGCCGAAGACGATGATACCACCACCGCCAAGATTGAGCGCATTAAGAACAGAACTAGTAGGTCTGAAAGAGCATTAGTAAAGTTGATTCGTGCAAGGAATGGGTTGTCAGAGAACATGCTCAACGCAACACTGGTGGTAGCGGCGCTGGTCATAACAGCAATCTACCAGTCATCTTTAAGCCCACCAAGAGGTCTTTGGCAAGGTGATAACACTATCCGCACCACCACCTCAAACCTTACTTCTACTACTAAATTTACACTCTTTAACGACAATTACGATATAGCAAGTTCTAGACATGTGTTGGGTGAAGAAACAAGGAAAACTG TATTCTTCTCATCCCGCTTTATTATCTATCCGTCTCCTACTTCAACTGCATGA
- the LOC105792982 gene encoding ankyrin repeat-containing protein BDA1 isoform X1 yields the protein MDPSLREVAGTGDTDALYALIRKDPNMLEHIDQIPFIDTPLHIAANEGQIKFAMEMINLKPSFGRKLNQDGFSPMHLAFKMGHTKLVLRLLQTDKDLVRVKGREGMTPFHCAAAAGNSNLLFQFLETCPECVEDVTVRNETALHLALKNDHTDAFNFLLGWLRKNRRGGGKDLERKVMNWRDDDDNTALHIAATKQQHQAVQLLLDSFYGLDVKAKNSEGLTAREIIEKVGRQGLNMSSAEDDDKTTAKIKRIKKRTSRSERALVRLIRTKNGLSENMINATLVVAALVITAIYQSSLSPPRGLWQGDNTSNPTTTSNLTTTTKFKLFNDKYAEKHSKRVLGNETMKTGTAIMNPNLFLGFWLFNFIAFGLPVLLTVFLLYDVARILLLPLYFLSVSYFNCMTIISPSMFWANLNSVVMWTAIILPSVLVFGGVWLCMLPKHREIRQIRRRVRNDNNIGIIQYLRMSV from the exons ATGGATCCAAGCTTGAGAGAAGTAGCTGGAACAGGAGATACTGATGCCTTGTACGCTCTAATTCGAAAGGATCCGAACATGTTGGAGCATATTGATCAGATTCCTTTCATCGATACTCCACTTCACATAGCAGCAAATGAAGGCCAAATTAAGTTTGCAATGGAGATGATAAACTTGAAGCCTTCGTTTGGTCGGAAGCTAAACCAAGACGGGTTTAGCCCCATGCACTTGGCCTTCAAAATGGGGCATACCAAGCTAGTGCTTCGACTGTTGCAGACCGATAAAGACCTGGTTCGCGTCAAAGGAAGGGAAGGGATGACCCCTTTCCATTGTGCAGCTGCAGCGGGGAACTCTAATCTTTTATTCCAGTTCCTTGAAACTTGCCCTGAATGCGTTGAGGATGTCACGGTTCGCAACGAGACTGCATTACATCTTGCTCTGAAAAACGACCACACCGACgcttttaatttcttacttGGATGGCTTCGAAAGAACCGTCGTGGAGGAGGCAAGGATTTGGAAAGAAAGGTTATGAATTGGAGAGATGATGATGACAACACTGCGTTGCACATTGCAGCTACAAAGCAACAACACCAG GCAGTACAACTGTTGTTGGATTCCTTTTATGGGTTAGATGTAAAAGCTAAGAACTCGGAAGGCTTGACAGCTCGAGAAATCATAGAAAAAGTTGGAAGACAAGGGTTGAACATGAGTAGCGCCGAAGACGATGATAAGACCACCGCCAAGATTAAGCGCATTAAGAAAAGAACTAGTCGGTCTGAAAGAGCATTAGTAAGGTTGATTCGTACAAAGAATGGGTTGTCGGAGAACATGATCAACGCAACACTGGTGGTAGCGGCGCTGGTCATAACAGCGATCTACCAATCATCTTTAAGCCCACCGAGAGGTCTTTGGCAAGGTGATAACACGAGTAACCCCACCACCACCTCAAACCTTACTACTACCACTAAATTTAAACTCTTTAACGACAAATACGCTGAAAAACATTCTAAACGTGTGTTGGGTAATGAAACAATGAAAACTGGTACGGCAATCATGAATCCCAActtgtttttagggttttggttaTTCAATTTTATAGCATTTGGGCTTCCGGTTCTTCTAACCGTTTTCCTTTTATACGATGTAGCTCGTATTCTTCTTCTCCCGCTTTATTTTCTATCCGTCTCCTACTTTAACTGCATGACAATAATATCTCCGTCCATGTTTTGGGCAAACCTCAACTCTGTTGTCATGTGGACAGCCATTATTCTCCCGTCTGTCTTAGTTTTTGGAGGCGTATGGTTATGTATGCTGCCAAAGCACCGGGAAATCAGACAAATACGCAGACGTGTCCGCAATGACAATAATATCGGAATAATTCAGTACTTGCGAATGTCAGTCtaa